ggcctaaaaaaaatatgtctgtttcgggtaacctgACCACACCTATAAAAATGTGCCGAccttaactattttttatccgtttctgagcaaaaaaaatattcgttagcgaatagagtgtgttatgaagagcggataaatgcagattttaatcagaattattgtttacatgataaaacaaagtcaggcaatgacagtaatgtagaaaagactgccatgtgcaagaaaacactctgaacttacaaCAGAtttaggaaaaaaaaaaaatccctacctagaaattctgggaaggttaccctaaacaaacaattattttttttggcctaagtaaaattttaaaacgtttttattcttacttggttaattgcgcttcattttgtaaaaataaaggtttaagtgtgttttggaataacataagtatgcatacatatgtatacatatgaaaaaaataaaaaaaagtgggGTCGTTGGGGGGGGCTATatgaccaattttaaaatgtgagtgggggctatttgaccgaAATGGGGGCTTTTTGACTTGGGGGCTGTTTGCCTAGGAAGCATATTTTCAAtctagatatttaaaaaatatatgatattatgaCATAAAACTGACATAATACATGATCGTATGAGGGGTACATAGTGTAAACGTAAACAAACACCTGTCAAAATTCACATGTGACAGtttttcatgtttgttaaaagaaatatgattcGTATTTACCAGTTTCAAGCAACCAATCGACATTGTTGTAAAGAGCTTGAGTCCATGGCTATGCAAAACAATATCTGATtagttaatatttgttaaaataaccAATCAAACACCCCAATACAAATCCGACAGGAAATTTAATCCAAGATGGCTGCCAAATGACAGAATATTGACCGAGttcaaacaatttttgtttatttcaagttatttggtgatttttgtcagaaatgttcAACAAAAGCAAAGGCTGGCTTCCAACATTTTCATCAAAGCCCAAAAATGCTCACTCGCTGGAGCAGCTTAAGTAAGAAAACTAAAAATTGTTGGCCTGTTGTTGTCACCGTTGACGGGAGTGACAGTAGTTGTCCTGACTTTGACTCaccaaaacagttatttaatttttgtcaccttagttgttttttaatgaacatcttgtcattcagataATGCCAGttagtttttttaatagttttaaaaaaacataattgccCAAGGCCAAGATCAAAATAGTCTTATAAGAAAGGAAATGTTCTTGCCAAATTCAAACTCACAGAAGAACACATCTGTTTAATGGCTATTGGTATTTGATGTAAAGCTTACAAGTGTCTCTCTTAGCTTCAGGTAAGGGCATAATTGGGCCGAAAGATGCTTAAAATTGTGCAAATTCCgatataaaaatgaaactgaTTCATAATGAATTGTTATAAGCAGACATGTGAACCTCTTGCAATgtcagagaggtagatttgggtcTCAAAGCCAGTATAATAGGTTCAAAGGCAGTAGAAATTCTAATTCCttaaattttcaagcaaaactatgatggaaataatgtaaacatgaacttaattcaACTTGATAGAAATTTGCTCTGTATGTTTTATTCGATTGTAAGTTACctattgtttatgtaaatacatGCATGCTTGCTTTTCATTGTGCCAGTAGACTAACATAACATCTTATTGAATGGGGTGTACAATACACATCTAGTAAGAGATTTTCACGATTTATCTAAATTGTGACTCAGATAAGGTTTGTTTATGCAGGTTCAATCTGCATTTAATAAGCATCTACAAAATGAGAATTTTCCTCACAAAATGACTGGTCAGAAAACATTGTTGTCATTACTTGAAAATTGTCATTACTTGAAAATAAGCCTCCAGATCAATTAAAATGCCAACATTAgataaacaacaatgaaaagTAGTTTGAGAAATACTGTACCATCAGATTATTGCATGACAATGACTTggaattttatatatttttattgctgcTGGCTAAATGGACAAGCCTGCCAATAGAACTCAGCAAATTTTCATTGATTGGTGGGAAATCAGAGACAGCAAGTGTTCTCTATGGCATTCCTAAGTGGACAGTACTTGGTCCATTGCTATTTTTAGTTTATATCAATTAATAAAAACCTCCCCAAGGTGATACAGTTTTCCCTGCAAAGTTGTTTGCTATTGAATGTCATCTCTAGTGATCTGGACATACACATTGACATTGTAATCTGGAAAAACTCTGCAGAATGAAATACTTAAATCGGATTCATACTCACCATCCCAGTGGGGTACCGGTAATCATAAGCATACATGTATCATCAAATGTGTAGTAAAAAGGGGAGTAACAACATACAACTTACCCAATTAACtcctttttaagtattaaataCCTCTATTGGTTTCTAGGTATCTGTACAATGTGCTGTGCAAGAACCAAACTGTCACTGAGCACAACAGGGGGTTGCTTGTGGAAACCCTGCGATGTATCTCTGAGATTCTCATCTGGGGCGACCAAAATGACAGCAGTGTGTTTGAGTAAGTTATACAACTTTTAATGCAATGGGAAACTACTTTTTTACTGCAGGATTGTAGGATTACTATGTATATCCTTATCTTGATGAAGCCTTTAATCAGGGCCAAGTCTGCTAATTTTGTAATAATCTGTAGATAGAACTCTTCCAAaacacaggggcaggttgcatTGTTTTGATACACCACGCCCCCacccgttttttttttttctttcttcctttttttctaatcatttttttagtaagaatatgatgtggttacagttaccacatcatattcttactaaaaattgatttaaaaaaacaaaacgggcaggggcgtggtgtgtcaaaacaatgcaacctgcccctgtgatccaaaatgcattgaatttaaTACATTAATTGCCTGGAGAAATGTTGTCTTTTTATTAAgtgtaaatatgatttaatatctTTATAGCTTGAGGTTGTCATTATCTGGGTTCATTTATAACACAACCAGGAGTATAATTTTACCTTAATTGCTTTTTCAGCTTTTTCCTTGAGAAGAATATGTTGACGTTTTTCCTGCGCTACATGCGTCAGAAGTATGGTCGTTTCATCTGTGTTCAGCTGTTACAGACTCTCAACattctgtttgaaaatatcaGAAATGAAACATCACTATGTAAGATAAACTTCCATtctgcattattttgtttttttgtattatttaatttattatggTATCAATTTCCTAGCTTATTAAAAATGGGTATGTCAGCAAGGGAGTGGCATCAACAATTTGTGTGCTTGGGCTGTAAAATTGCCATTCATAGACTGAGGATTTAAAAAACTTCACACAAACTTTCTCTTGTGGAGTGTACAAGACCCAATACTGTATATCAAAGGTCAATGGTCAAGCTtcctttgtattttttattcagaCTGGACATGCATAACAAGATTTGAAATGTTATGGCACAAATGTCGCCATGACTGGACAATTTGTCACCTGCAAGAGCCTTTCTCTGTTACTTAGATCAAATGTGAAGATGAAAGATCATTTGTCAAAATTCCTTAGTTATTGGAGCTGTAACTGGaccatgtttttttactttaactttGCACTTATGTTGCCATGACTACACTTATATCAAAGGTCACACATTAAGTTCATGGCTCTAAATTCCTTGTATTGTTTCTTGCTTATGCATTTTGGGAATACAAAGTAActcttcaaacattttcatcatAAAAAGCCTGTTTGTTATCAGCAGACTCATGTCTGTACGCTTAAGGTCAAAGTTACACTAAAGGgtttttggtcattttttttttattttttggatttACCAAAGAAgtacataaaatttaaatagcATTTCCCTGATCAAATTGTGAGGTTGTTACATGTATCAGTTTCGTTATCACCGACCTCGGTATACTGCTTTTAAGATATATGCAAATACTTAGCAGTTTTAGTCTGTAAGTTCTAAAAGTTTTTCCAGACTTTATGGATAtgcatttacatataaaattatgtgaTTGTTTACCAAATTCAAATCATATGCCTATTTCCTTGTTATACAGATTACTTGCTGTCCAACAACCACATCAACTCTATTATTGTCCACAAGTTTGACTTCTCGGATGAAGAGGTGAGATGTGTTTTCATGACTTACCGGTACTTAAAACATGTACTTTAAACAGGATTGAAAGATACCTACTTCAAAACCTTGTCGCTGTTTTTCGTTCAATTTCAAGCTCCTGATGCAAGTAAGCTTGTTTCAACACTATCAAGactagtaaaaaaataatcctaAATAGTCAAAGATAAAATGACTTTCATtgttatctaaataaaatatcattatgactCGTATCTTTGTTGCGTTATAGGTGATGGCATACTACATTTCCTTCCTAAAAACCTTGTCTCTGAAGCTGAACAAGCATACCATACACTTCTTCTACAACGAGGTACAGTTGCCCAGATGTCTGCTGTATTCCCTGATAAATGTTCTCAAGTTGGCCATATACAATTTGATTGCTGACCCTGTTCAGTTTGAAGTATTTTGCACCCtttcattagaaaaaaaaaagtgtaaaagtaaaaaatgtcatgtcatagcattggtgttgtcattgttgtagttgttgtaaCTTAAAAATGATTAAGATCTTAACATGAAACTTGTTAATTTTGACAATATCCACATGTTTTGCATACAAGTATTATAAACGGTAACtttggtaaaaatatttatgtcactgaatcaaaagaaaaaaatagatgaGCATGAGCATTTGTTTGCAGAGCTTTTTTTCATTGTTACCATgtaatattatttgataaaactatatatagtaTCTTGTcatatttttctagcatacgAATGATTTTGCCCTGTACACCGAGGCAATCAAGTTCTTCAACCACTCCGAGGGCATGGTGAGAATTGCTGTGCGCACCATCACTCTAAATGTTTACCAAGGTAATACAAACCTGATTACATTATAAAATccatacaatattttttatttttgttcatgaaTTTTGGGTCACCCTACAAATTACTCTTACAcaatgattgtatgtaataaacaCCCAGCTGAAACGCAACCAATGTAAGCAATTGTATGCAATAATTACACTGCTGACAGGCAAACCGATGTAAGCAATTGTATGCAATAAACACACTGCTGACAGGCAAACCAATGTAAGCAATTGTATGCAATAAACACACTGCTGACAGGCAAACCAATGTAAGCAATTGTATGCAATAAACACACTGCTGACAGGCAAACCAATGTACAATGTAAGCAATTGTATGCAATAAACACACTGCTGACAGGCAAACCAATTGTATGCAATAAACACACTGCTGACAGGCAAACCAATATTAGCAATTGTATGCAATAAACAGACTGCTGACAGGCAAACCAATGTAAGCAATTGTATGCAATAAACACACTGCTGACAGACAAACCAATGTAAGCAATTGTATGCAATAAATACACTGCTGACAGGCAAACCAATGTAAGCAATTGTATGCAATAAACACACTGCTGACAGGCAAACCAATGTAAGCAATTGTATGCAATAAACACACTGCTGACAGGCAAACCAATGTACAATGTAAGCAATTGTATGCACTAAACACACTGCTGACAGGCAAACCAAAGTAAGCAATTGTATGCAATAAACACACTGCTGACAGACAAACCAATATTAGCAATTGTATGCAATAAACACACTGCTGACAGGCAAACCAATGTAAGCAATTGTATGCAATAAACACACTGCTGACAGACAAACCAATGTAAGCAATTGTATGCAATAAATACACTGCTGACAGGCAAACCAATGTAAGCAATTGTATGCAATAAACACACTGCTGACAGGCAAACCAATGTAAGCAATTGTATGCAGTATACACACTGCTGACAGGCAAACCAATATACACAATTGTATGCAATAAACACACTGCTGACAGACAAACCAATGTAAGCAATTGTATGCAATAAACACACTGCTGACAGGCAAACCAATGTTAGCAATTGTATGCAATAAACACACTGCTTACAGGCAAACAAACATAGTTACAAAAATTAAGTCGAtactttataattaaattataaagataatattatgttaaacttgaCCTACTCTCAGCTTGCTTAAATTTTCTGCCACAGAAACTTAGTTTCCAATTGCCAATTTGCTATTATCCTATTTACTCCGACATAAGTTGACCTCGGCCAGAAGTCGAGGGTCTATTTCTCATCCAAAAGTCAGGATTTTGGATGAACTCATCCATAAGTAGACACCAAACTAAAACTATTAATAAACCAATTCCTCATCTGTTTCAGTGAAAGATGATGCCATGTTGCGCTACATTCGAGACCGCACAGCTACTCCATATTTCTCCAACCTTGTCTGGTTTATCGGCAACCACATCCTCAATCTCGACATCTGTGTTCGAAACGACTCTGAGTAAGAACCCTTTGAGACATTGTTGTAAAATGAGCCCTGTTCTGGGAAGGGACAGCTTAATGTTTGCAAAGTATTGTGCGTCAAAAACAGGCAGTCCTATCTATTTCtagaacatatttgaaaattatctctgattcaataaaacacattacgTTATCACTTGTTTTTTAAAATCAGATCAAATGAAAAAATCTCTTTCTCATCATTATATCACTGCCTTTGACTCATTTTCACTGGCAACATCAAATTAACTTTGAAGTTATTGATAAGTTTTCTTTTCCTGAACAAGAAAAGCAATGTGTCATATAAGTTGTACAACACTTCCACTGATCTGGtagttttattatcatttaatttggatcttttttatgttaaatagtCCAAATACTCAAATATTGTATATGACTTAAGTCTGTTTGCTTTGACCTTAAAAACATGGCTTAGCTTAATTGTAATATAAAGCCTTGATTATCCCAACATGCCTTTTTATTcagttgtttatttgttaactTTAGTCACCGTAGCCGTGGTCGCCTAGCAACGCTGGTAGCCGAACACCTGGACCACCTTCATTATATTAATGACATTCTCCTGATCAACATTGACACCCTGAATGACGTTCTTACCGATCAGCTCCTCAACAGACTTCTTGTACCACTCTATGTATACTCCCTTACCAAGCGTAAGAGACATGACCTGAGAAAGGTGAGCTCTTCTTATAAACACAAGGTTATCCGcatacaaatatacaatgtacatgagtttttagctctactggtcAAAGaccagatgacctttacttggcacattttaacatagttcatgcaactaatctgcttaaaGCACTTTATGTTCTCAGATGTTGAACGCGcaacgttttcagctaacctaaacacaaaacatgaactatatgtttgttgcctattacccatacatTCATGCTCTGGTTTATTAGTCCTattgttaatgattttaaattttggCATTTCCTAACtcttatgtatttattcattattttaaatagtttatttgctgaataaaattattacctatatgaatattaaatgaccaaataaataattgaagaaaaacTTTTTCAGAGAGACAGGAAGTATGTGAGCTCTGTGGTGTCCCTCTTCCTCCTCTCCCAAGTAAGGTTACACTATACTACTAGTTATTTCTAACTGTCAACATTGATTGGTATAATTTAAAAGCTAACTAGTCTTTATACAAAATTTGCTTGAAAAATTCATGGTTATTCTTTTGTCAATGTTTTTGAAGTCATTGTTCCTCaggtttgtatttttaatgaaaattaatgatccttttttagctctacttgccaaaggccagaagagcttatgcgatggtaatgtgtccGTAATATGTGCTTCTGTGCAccagtgcgtctgtaaacaattccttgttaacacgatacagccttcagttttgattgtatcttgataaaaacttgtacagtatctacatatccattagagctcggttcctttcgaaaaccagccagatccgcctaCGCATGCCtaaattatgggccttgatagtataaaaaatcagtgcgcctgtaaacaattccttgttaacatgatacagccttcagttttgattgtatcttgatgaaacttgtacagtatctagatatccattagagcttggttcctttcgaaaaccagccagatccgcctatgaatgcctagattatgggccttgatagtataaaaaatgctattgtgtaattAATTGCTTGttaacacaatacagtctttagttttgattgtatctggatgaaacttgtacagtattcagatatccataagaggttggttcctttcaaaaaccagccagatccacccagTCATgtctagattatgggccttgatagtataaaacatcaatgtgtctgtaaacaattccttgttaacacgatacagccttcagtttgattgtatcttgatgaaacttgtacagtatctacatatccattagagctcggttcctttcgaaaaccagccagatccgcccacgCATGCCtaaattatgggccttgatagtataaaaaatcagtgcgcctgtaaacaattccttgttaacatgatacagccttcagttttgattgtatctcgatgaacattgtacagtatttggatatccattagagctcggttcctttcgaaaaccagctagatctgcCTATGCATGccaagattatgggccttgaaatgattagattatgggccttgatagtataaaaaaatgctattgtgtaaaaaatgcttgcgaacatgatacagtcttcagttttgattgcatctcgatgaaacttgtacagtattcagatatccataagaaattggttcctttcgaaaacagtgatattgaccacacaaacccagccagtagagcaaaggcccttttgggcctatTGTTTACTATTGGCAGAGTGTAAATATGATGGGAagagaaattgttttaaaaaatgcttgACTTGGTGAATTAACATGACAGTGTTTGATTTTAGGTTTTCCTGATAATTCGGCATTCCCGCTGGTGAGACAGTTGGCTGAGATAATATTTCATGGAGAAGTGGACACAAAGTCGGACACACAGACTTCAGAGTCACCAAGAatggtatgaataaaaaacttcaTTGCATTTCTGCGGTGATTGAAAGTTCTTCTCCTGTAAAaacatactgtgaaatcattaatgttcgtgggcatgaaatttcgtggtttgccgaacaaaaacaatttcgtgggtacttgaattcgtggattttcatttttgaaaaaaaaatcgaagatgcgatcgtctgcataatatccatgcgctggcccgtgatttccgtcttctacgtcactcggtttatgacactcgctaatgtggtacgacatgccaattagtgcatatacccatgtcacttatcgatttaattgggaataaaggtaataaaagaagatgtaccctgatcataaatacagataggggaagccattgaatgccaattaagaattttgcaaactgtgaaaacaccgaaaaggtgcgtatattgtcacgttcggtgcttagtaaccttcaatgtactagtaatcgattaattatttcattaaataaaaaaatcgagtatggacactcatcacgaacatcttgtaaacttggagattttcattaacagcacacgtttaaccacgtgcttataactgtcatttgctgcataaaacacatttaattgatttggttcattatttgttaaaggcagatataatacattaacagaataatgattgtaagttatacagtgagacaggttttaacactgtatactgcgacctctgttaagaatatactagagtatgtagagtttgaaaatcaaataattgatattagTTGTATTAGCCTCACTTGTGATGTGTCAACAGAATATTCTGCTTGACCCTGTATTACATTGCATCTTGTAAAAAGCAACagaactttaaacatttttttttatgtttcttatATCAAACAGATAAAATAAGCTTTCTAAGCTTGTTGTTACATAGTAAGGTTACCATTTACAGTTACATGCCTACAGTCTTTATCTCCAAATACTTACCTTGATCAGTTTTGAAGGCCAGGCCCCAATAGCACGCAAATACTtcagtcaaatctcaaactcaataacatcaaaattgattgaaaaaagtatatgtttttacatatttttaaaccgcattctatcattgaatatgttgattgaaATCCTTGGTCTAGATTCCAAtgaaaaaatattctacagccaaaaatgtatttgagtacaattcattgcctgtttacaattactcaagtatatttttggctctagaattagtttttTCAAGatctttcaataacacattcaatgagaacatatgttttcaaaaagtataacaacattcaagatttttaaaaatactacgcttttatgtgataaaatgagttgggattgagatttgacttttaaagtatttttgtgatattggggccagaagTGTTAACACAATGTATCTCAATTCTAGAATTAGAAATAGATCTAATTTGGCTTGATGTTGTAGTTGTTCCACTTAATTAcacttaaaacacttttttttatccATAGCTGGTGCGGGAGTTTACCGCACCTGACGAAACCTTGGAAGAGACGCTGGGCAGTAGTCGTGGTCTGAGGCCCCGTAACTCATCCATTCGCATACAGGAAGGTAACTCCACGTTCTACCGGCGGAGCGGTGTGTCTGGAGAGATGGCCACTGGTGCATGCCCACGTGGCATGTTGTTCCCACAGTCCACTTGACTCACTGATTAAAACTACATGGTTTCACTCCTTTAACCTCTCCTACAGCACCTGCTAACTGTCAACCTTTTAGTTACtatgcatttaataaaaaaactgttgtAATGCACACTGGCTAATTGTAGCTTCAATGATATTGATGAACATTTCAAATCAAGCTGCTTTAATAAATCTCTTTCAGTGCTAGCTTTCTGTAAGTGTAAGTCTACTTTAAGACTTTTAGAGTAAGAAACAATTGCCATTGAAGGACATCTCTTTTATCTATACACAACCTTTTATTTTAGTTTACCCGGTAATTAAAATGCTCCTTCACCAtagattttgttattttagtcATGTGACCAATCTTGCTTTGGACCTTGCTTAACTTAACCATGAAGCCCTGTTTGGTGTGTGCCTCTACCTCTGCAAGTTGTATGGCTTTTGACAGTAGTCTTTAAAGTATAAGGATTTCTTACATTTGCTTTGTGTGGCTTGGAACTGTGTGTGTTTTGGATATTAAATTGCTTCATTTGTTATGGCAaagcttttattattaaacaatactaAAGCAGTGTTTAAGTAAATTCCGGGAATGACAATGTTTCATGTGGCATTATGTCagtttatgataaatatatatcacatttaTAATAACAGTAAGGGTGTTGAGCTCTTTTACAAGACTAAGCCAAATTTATCTGCTGTTTAACTTTCCTTTTATGCACATTGAAAATGGTGAAGCCTGTGCAAACATACCGGTACTATTAAGCCATGCTGTTTACTCAGACTTGACCGTTAAAAGACCTTATCACTAAACCCATGGTATACTTGATTGGTAGCTGTGACATCAGGCGGTGAGAACACAGAATTTGAGTCATCAAATGTGCCATCCCAGAATTCCACAGATGAGGAAAAGATCCTCTCCACCCAGCACCAGGCCCTCAGGCTGGGGGGCGGGGCAACTCAGGCACAAGGGGCATTTTCTCTAGATAATAGGTCAGTGTCATTTCTGTGATCATTATTAAGCTTGTCTATTTcatgaagaaaaataatgttgaaatattgtgaTTTCTTTGCTCTTTGATGGGGtcatgtaaataataataaaggtcAAAACAAAAGACatagtacacatgttgccagggaTAATGCACATATATATCATTGGTCCATATCTCTGAATTTTCTAATTATTGAGTTTAATGGATCCTTTTGCAATACTCATATAtccattttatgttattttaggGAACCTTACATATAAGAAAGCTAATCCTTTGTGTATTTCAGGCCGTATCACGATGTCCCATTTCATCCCCTTGAGAATGACAATGAAGCCCTGATTGCTATCTaccaaaaaaataagaaagctTATCATTTGTGTATTTCAGGCCGTATTTGGAGGCCCTATTTCATGCCCTGGAGTGTACAGAGAATGACTATGAGGCCCTGTTTGCCCTCTGTCTGCTCTACGCCATGGGACACAATGATGGTAATGCCTGCTTGTGCTTTGTATTGATATCATCTTTATTTACAATTAAGATACAGACATATGGATGTTCATAACTTAACAAGTAATTTAGAAAAGCAAATGTTTGGTCAAAACTGGTAAAAATAGTGGTTAATtggtagggatgcaaacgaatggcaaaactgatattcgaatattcggtaattctttcgatcgaatattcgaatattcgattaccaacattaatattttagaaGTGCAGTAAACTATTATTAGTATTCACTGTAGTAATAGCCGGTGCATTTTAACCCTTCCTTGTCGTAGCCGGTTCACGCGACGGACCCTTATTTTTCACAAACTCAGCCACTGAAATTCCCAATTTTCAGAagcaaaacaatcaaataaaaagcaATAGATTTTGAACATACAGAAAACAACTTCAATAATAATTTCCATTCCACTgcattaatatttgtaaacaaggGGAAGATCGTAAATTTTCGGTTGAATGCCGCGAACCGGATCTCAGGGTTGTTATGTAGGACGGGCAGCCTCGTTCGGGAATTGACTTCTACTAAATATAACCTTTGGAAAATCAACCCAACTCGggaaatggtaaaataataaaacgaaaaaaaaagaattctgACTAATCTATTGTATAACaatacagaaaatatatcataaaacgctttcatatacagttacattttaaAGCACGGATGTTATATCGAAGCATGGAAAACAGTTTGTTAGCACATAACTAgaaaatgtcattcatatcatcaAGG
Above is a genomic segment from Mya arenaria isolate MELC-2E11 chromosome 2, ASM2691426v1 containing:
- the LOC128214801 gene encoding LOW QUALITY PROTEIN: protein CLEC16A-like (The sequence of the model RefSeq protein was modified relative to this genomic sequence to represent the inferred CDS: inserted 1 base in 1 codon); amino-acid sequence: MFNKSKGWLPTFSSKPKNAHSLEQLKYLYNVLCKNQTVTEHNRGLLVETLRCISEILIWGDQNDSSVFDFFLEKNMLTFFLRYMRQKYGRFICVQLLQTLNILFENIRNETSLYYLLSNNHINSIIVHKFDFSDEEVMAYYISFLKTLSLKLNKHTIHFFYNEHTNDFALYTEAIKFFNHSEGMVRIAVRTITLNVYQVKDDAMLRYIRDRTATPYFSNLVWFIGNHILNLDICVRNDSDHRSRGRLATLVAEHLDHLHYINDILLINIDTLNDVLTDQLLNRLLVPLYVYSLTKRKRHDLRKRDRKYVSSVVSLFLLSQVFLIIRHXPLVRQLAEIIFHGEVDTKSDTQTSESPRMLVREFTAPDETLEETLGSSRGLRPRNSSIRIQEGNSTFYRRSGVSGEMATAVTSGGENTEFESSNVPSQNSTDEEKILSTQHQALRLGGGATQAQGAFSLDNRPYLEALFHALECTENDYEALFALCLLYAMGHNDGIHQGLMDSVFMPTDRSEVKDNYNVALVERLIRIITYSTQPGSKVRLSTLELCIRLLQQLVTSPDKLFLQDRHLAAIENARECSTQLLRNFYKTLDFEAAGFTFLNDRVPWLDGVSEKLPTFRSTVEVSSTQCILGSETASLQSYLVLEEWNRG